One Paraburkholderia agricolaris genomic region harbors:
- the rpoS gene encoding RNA polymerase sigma factor RpoS, which yields MPKSKRRLPQAESETISRVTSASVEDSGASEAEEEVVEERDLDERQGAAEETGETREGASDTPPDVDDFRALLQAELTADTIQHYLNRISVKPLLTVEEEQKYSRLAKAGEFDARQVMIERNLRLVVSIAKGYLNRGVPLLDLIEEGNLGLMHAIEKFDPTRGFRFSTYATWWIRQSIERAIMNQARTVRLPVHVIRELNQVLRAKRHLEKNSMNSGEAAERRDASIDDIAYLTGKTTDEVTDILALNEHTASLDAPLDLDPASSLLDLLSDDQSQSPDAEVQHRELETLTRAWLARLSDKHRHVIERRFGLNHIEPATLEELADEMGLTRERVRQIQQEALVRLKRFFASNGVRKDAVL from the coding sequence ATGCCGAAATCGAAGCGCCGCCTGCCGCAAGCCGAGTCTGAGACGATTAGCCGCGTCACGTCCGCTTCGGTGGAGGATAGCGGCGCTTCTGAAGCGGAAGAAGAGGTCGTCGAAGAGCGCGATCTCGACGAACGCCAGGGCGCTGCGGAAGAAACCGGAGAGACCCGCGAAGGCGCGAGCGACACCCCGCCCGACGTCGACGATTTCCGCGCGCTGCTGCAAGCCGAGTTGACGGCCGACACGATTCAGCATTACCTGAATCGCATCAGCGTCAAACCGCTCCTGACCGTCGAAGAAGAGCAGAAGTATTCGCGTCTGGCGAAGGCGGGTGAGTTCGACGCACGCCAGGTGATGATCGAGCGTAATTTGCGGCTCGTTGTCAGCATCGCGAAGGGTTATCTGAATCGTGGTGTGCCGCTGCTCGATCTGATCGAAGAGGGCAACCTCGGCCTGATGCACGCCATCGAGAAATTCGATCCCACACGGGGCTTCCGTTTCTCGACGTATGCCACCTGGTGGATTCGCCAGAGCATCGAGCGCGCGATCATGAACCAGGCGCGCACGGTGCGTTTGCCGGTGCACGTGATCCGTGAGCTCAACCAGGTGCTGCGCGCGAAGCGTCATCTGGAAAAAAATTCGATGAATTCCGGCGAGGCGGCCGAGCGCCGCGACGCCAGCATCGACGACATTGCCTATCTGACCGGCAAGACCACCGACGAAGTCACCGACATCCTCGCGCTGAACGAGCACACCGCGTCGCTCGACGCGCCGCTCGATCTCGACCCGGCAAGCAGTCTGCTCGATCTGCTGTCCGACGACCAAAGCCAGTCGCCGGATGCCGAGGTGCAGCATCGCGAGCTGGAAACGCTTACGCGTGCGTGGCTCGCACGGCTGTCGGACAAGCATCGTCATGTGATCGAACGCCGCTTCGGGCTGAACCACATCGAGCCCGCCACGCTCGAAGAGCTGGCCGACGAAATGGGCCTCACGCGCGAGCGTGTACGCCAGATCCAACAGGAAGCGCTGGTGCGGTTAAAGCGCTTCTTTGCCTCCAACGGTGTTCGGAAGGACGCCGTTCTCTAA
- a CDS encoding NADPH:quinone oxidoreductase family protein, translating to MRAIRCNQYGPPESLVVENLPDLEPPPGHVVIDVKAAAVNFPDVLIIENKYQFKPPLPFTPGSEVAGVVRAVGADVTQFKPGSRVVAFTGSGGFAEQALAPVTACVPLADGVEFELAAAFTLAYGTSHHAVVDRGQLKAGETMLVLGAAGGVGLAAVEIGKALGARVIAAASSDEKLATCVKHGADATINYSTEDLRERIKALTDGKGPDVIYDPVGGMYAEPAFRSIGWRGRYLVVGFANGEIPKLPLNLTLLKGASLVGVFWGDFAKREPQHNHAAFEQMTGWIGEGKLKPYVSARYSLEDTGRALRDMAERRVIGKVVITP from the coding sequence ATGCGCGCGATTCGCTGTAATCAGTACGGGCCGCCGGAAAGCCTGGTTGTCGAAAATCTGCCGGATCTCGAGCCGCCGCCCGGACACGTCGTCATCGACGTCAAAGCGGCCGCTGTCAACTTTCCCGATGTGTTGATCATCGAGAACAAATACCAGTTCAAACCGCCGCTGCCCTTTACGCCCGGCTCCGAAGTCGCGGGCGTCGTGCGCGCGGTCGGCGCGGATGTGACGCAGTTCAAGCCGGGCTCCCGTGTGGTCGCGTTCACCGGCTCGGGTGGATTTGCCGAGCAGGCGCTGGCACCGGTCACGGCCTGCGTGCCGCTCGCGGACGGCGTCGAGTTCGAACTGGCCGCCGCGTTCACGCTCGCCTACGGCACGTCGCATCACGCGGTAGTTGATCGCGGCCAGTTGAAGGCCGGTGAAACGATGCTGGTGCTGGGCGCGGCGGGCGGCGTCGGGCTCGCCGCGGTCGAGATCGGCAAAGCGCTCGGCGCGCGCGTGATCGCGGCGGCGTCGAGCGACGAGAAGCTTGCCACTTGCGTGAAGCACGGCGCGGACGCCACCATCAACTACAGCACCGAAGACCTGCGCGAACGGATCAAGGCGCTGACCGACGGCAAGGGTCCGGATGTCATCTACGATCCGGTCGGCGGTATGTATGCGGAACCGGCGTTTCGCAGCATCGGCTGGCGCGGGCGTTATCTGGTGGTCGGCTTTGCGAACGGCGAGATTCCGAAGTTGCCGCTCAACCTGACGCTGCTCAAAGGCGCTAGCCTGGTCGGCGTATTCTGGGGTGACTTTGCAAAACGCGAGCCGCAGCACAATCACGCCGCGTTCGAGCAGATGACCGGCTGGATCGGCGAAGGCAAGCTCAAGCCTTACGTGTCGGCGCGCTATTCGCTGGAAGATACCGGCCGCGCGTTGCGCGATATGGCGGAGCGCCGGGTGATCGGGAAGGTGGTGATTACGCCCTAG
- the recR gene encoding recombination mediator RecR, whose amino-acid sequence MKQPSALSALVEALRVLPGVGPKSAQRMAYHLMQHDRDGAEKLGRSLLFATEHLQHCEKCNTFTEAQICEVCLDEERDPTLLCVVETPADQIMLEQTMTYRGLYFVLMGRLSPLDGIGPKEIHFDRLVKRASDGIVTEVVLATNFTNEGEATAHYLGQTLKARGLAVTRLARGVPVGGELEYVDAGTIARAMLDRRSM is encoded by the coding sequence ATGAAACAACCTTCCGCCTTGTCGGCGCTCGTCGAAGCGCTGCGCGTGCTGCCCGGAGTCGGGCCCAAATCCGCGCAACGCATGGCGTACCACCTGATGCAGCACGACCGCGACGGCGCCGAAAAACTCGGGCGCTCGTTGCTGTTCGCGACTGAACATCTGCAGCACTGCGAGAAGTGCAATACCTTTACCGAAGCGCAGATCTGCGAGGTCTGCCTCGATGAGGAGCGCGATCCGACGTTGCTGTGCGTCGTCGAGACGCCCGCCGACCAGATCATGCTCGAACAGACCATGACCTATCGCGGCCTCTATTTCGTGCTGATGGGTCGGCTCAGTCCGCTCGACGGCATCGGTCCGAAGGAGATCCATTTCGATCGGCTGGTCAAGCGCGCATCGGATGGCATCGTCACGGAAGTCGTGCTCGCAACCAATTTCACCAATGAAGGCGAGGCCACCGCGCATTACCTCGGGCAGACGCTCAAGGCGCGCGGTCTTGCCGTCACGCGCCTCGCGCGCGGCGTGCCGGTGGGCGGTGAACTCGAATACGTCGACGCCGGCACCATCGCCCGCGCAATGCTCGACCGGCGTTCGATGTAG
- a CDS encoding ABC transporter permease has product MWKTLRPNRANLVIWQWLLLVLCFVLWYALTSPTLLPPFYFDDPNKAAFFFGEPQKVLQRIWEWFTGGEIYLHLWITLVETVLAFALGTAFGLGVGLWLALSPLASALFDPYIKAANSMPRVILAPIFGVWFGLGIWSKVALGVTLVFFIVFFNVYQGVKEVSPVVLANARMLGANRKQLLRFVYLPSAMSWVFSSLHTSVGLAFVGSVVGEYLGSARGVGYLILQAEGTFDINTVFAGILVLTAFALILDAIVGIGERRLMKWQPKSGDTEKL; this is encoded by the coding sequence ATGTGGAAGACGTTGCGCCCGAACCGGGCGAACCTGGTGATCTGGCAGTGGCTGCTGCTCGTGCTGTGTTTTGTGCTCTGGTACGCGCTGACCAGTCCGACGCTGCTGCCGCCGTTCTATTTCGACGATCCGAACAAGGCTGCGTTCTTCTTCGGCGAGCCGCAGAAGGTGTTGCAGCGCATCTGGGAGTGGTTCACGGGCGGCGAAATCTATCTGCACCTGTGGATCACCCTGGTCGAAACGGTCCTCGCGTTCGCGCTAGGCACCGCCTTCGGACTCGGCGTCGGTCTGTGGCTCGCGCTGTCGCCGCTCGCGAGCGCGCTATTCGATCCGTATATCAAGGCGGCCAACTCGATGCCGCGCGTGATTCTCGCGCCGATTTTCGGCGTGTGGTTTGGCCTCGGCATCTGGTCGAAGGTGGCGCTGGGCGTCACGCTGGTGTTCTTTATCGTGTTCTTCAACGTCTATCAGGGCGTGAAGGAAGTGAGCCCGGTGGTACTTGCCAACGCGCGCATGCTTGGGGCGAACCGCAAGCAGCTGCTGCGTTTTGTTTATCTGCCGAGCGCGATGAGCTGGGTGTTTTCGAGCCTGCATACGTCGGTGGGGCTGGCGTTTGTCGGCTCGGTGGTGGGGGAATATCTCGGCTCGGCGCGCGGCGTCGGCTATCTGATTCTGCAAGCCGAAGGCACCTTCGATATCAATACGGTGTTCGCGGGGATTCTGGTGCTAACGGCGTTCGCGCTGATTCTCGATGCGATTGTTGGGATTGGCGAGCGTCGGTTGATGAAGTGGCAGCCGAAGTCGGGTGATACGGAAAAGCTGTAG
- a CDS encoding YbaB/EbfC family nucleoid-associated protein — protein MMKGQLAGLMKQAQQMQENMKKMQEQLALIEVEGQSGAGLVKVTMTCKNDVRRVSIDPSLLADDKDMLEDLVAAAFNDAVRKAEATAQEKMGGMTSGLPLPPGFKLPF, from the coding sequence ATGATGAAAGGCCAACTCGCCGGGCTGATGAAGCAGGCCCAGCAGATGCAGGAAAACATGAAGAAGATGCAGGAGCAGCTTGCATTGATCGAAGTCGAAGGGCAGTCGGGCGCCGGTCTCGTCAAGGTGACGATGACCTGCAAGAACGACGTGCGCCGCGTATCGATCGATCCGAGCCTGCTTGCCGACGACAAGGACATGCTGGAAGACCTGGTCGCCGCTGCATTCAACGACGCCGTGCGTAAGGCCGAGGCCACCGCTCAGGAAAAGATGGGCGGAATGACTTCGGGTCTGCCGCTGCCGCCGGGCTTCAAGCTGCCGTTCTGA
- a CDS encoding peptidoglycan DD-metalloendopeptidase family protein: protein MSMLRAMQRTRLNIPMTVTQRSVCVLALSLLMSACATRLDQAPVVDRSGSGALGTQAAQQPAVPLGPPPPGYYRVKPGDTLYRIALENGQNYRDISAWNNLTNPNQIEVDQLLRVVPPGANTAALTPGVATAPVGGGAVQSAPLGSTPPVAGAAAGVAAPPVYGSSANAATPPANPGAASDSSTGASGNIAFAWPVRGPMLGTFNDSTNKGINIGGAAGDPVKASADGRVVYAGNGLRGYGNLIIIKHDATYLTAYAHNRALMVKEGDAVTKGQKIAEMGNSDSDRVMLHFEVRRQGKPVDPLKYLPPQ from the coding sequence ATGAGTATGTTGCGCGCGATGCAAAGAACCAGACTGAATATTCCTATGACCGTAACCCAGCGTAGCGTGTGCGTGCTCGCCTTGTCCCTGTTGATGTCGGCCTGTGCGACCCGTCTCGATCAGGCGCCCGTCGTCGACCGCTCCGGCAGCGGCGCGCTCGGCACGCAAGCCGCGCAGCAGCCGGCCGTGCCGCTCGGACCGCCGCCGCCGGGCTACTATCGCGTGAAACCCGGCGATACGCTGTACCGGATCGCGCTGGAGAACGGCCAGAACTATCGCGATATTTCGGCGTGGAACAATCTCACCAATCCGAATCAGATCGAAGTCGACCAGTTGCTGCGCGTCGTGCCGCCGGGTGCGAACACTGCGGCGCTGACGCCGGGTGTGGCGACGGCGCCGGTCGGTGGCGGCGCGGTACAGAGCGCGCCGCTTGGCAGCACGCCGCCGGTGGCCGGTGCCGCAGCAGGCGTCGCGGCGCCGCCGGTCTATGGTTCGAGTGCGAACGCGGCGACGCCGCCGGCCAACCCGGGTGCCGCGAGTGACTCGAGTACCGGTGCGTCCGGCAACATCGCGTTCGCGTGGCCGGTGCGCGGGCCGATGCTCGGTACGTTCAACGATTCGACCAACAAGGGCATTAATATCGGCGGTGCAGCGGGCGATCCCGTCAAGGCCTCCGCGGATGGCCGCGTGGTTTATGCCGGAAATGGGCTGCGTGGTTACGGCAATCTCATTATCATCAAGCATGATGCAACTTATCTCACGGCGTATGCACACAACCGCGCTTTGATGGTAAAAGAGGGGGATGCGGTAACCAAAGGGCAGAAGATCGCTGAGATGGGCAATAGCGATTCCGACCGCGTGATGTTGCATTTCGAAGTTCGCCGGCAGGGTAAACCTGTCGACCCACTGAAGTATTTGCCGCCGCAATAA
- a CDS encoding ABC transporter ATP-binding protein, which translates to MTVAALALDNITCTFAARDNRAQRYTAVKDTTLRIAPGEFVSVVGPTGCGKSTLLNVGAGLLEPSSGTVSVFGEPLKGINRRAGYMFQADALMPWRSAIDNVMAGLAFHGVPPSEARSKADEWLKRVGLGGFGDRYPHQLSGGMRKRVAMAQTLILDPDIILMDEPFSALDIQTRQLMENELLDLWAAKRKAVLFITHDLDEAISMSDRVVVLSAGPGTHPIGEFAIDLPRPRDVAEIRAHPRFVELHAQIWSVLRDEVLKGYQQQLTAV; encoded by the coding sequence ATGACCGTTGCCGCCCTGGCGCTCGACAACATCACCTGCACGTTCGCTGCGCGGGACAACCGCGCGCAGCGCTATACAGCAGTCAAGGACACGACCTTGCGCATCGCCCCGGGCGAATTCGTCTCGGTGGTCGGCCCGACCGGGTGCGGCAAATCCACTTTGTTAAATGTCGGCGCGGGTTTGCTGGAGCCGTCGTCGGGCACGGTCAGTGTGTTCGGCGAGCCGCTCAAGGGGATCAACCGGCGCGCCGGCTACATGTTTCAGGCCGATGCGCTGATGCCGTGGCGTTCGGCCATCGACAACGTGATGGCCGGCCTCGCTTTTCACGGCGTACCGCCGTCCGAAGCGCGCAGTAAAGCCGACGAGTGGTTAAAGCGCGTGGGACTCGGCGGTTTCGGCGATCGCTATCCGCATCAACTGTCGGGCGGTATGCGCAAGCGCGTCGCAATGGCGCAGACCTTGATCCTCGACCCGGACATCATTCTGATGGACGAGCCGTTTTCCGCGCTCGATATCCAGACACGTCAGCTGATGGAAAACGAGTTGCTCGACCTGTGGGCGGCGAAACGCAAGGCGGTGCTGTTCATCACGCACGATCTCGACGAAGCGATCTCGATGTCCGACCGCGTGGTGGTGCTGTCGGCGGGGCCGGGCACGCACCCGATCGGCGAATTCGCGATCGATCTGCCGCGTCCGCGCGACGTCGCCGAGATCCGCGCGCATCCGCGCTTCGTCGAGTTGCATGCACAGATCTGGAGCGTGTTGCGCGACGAGGTGCTCAAGGGCTACCAGCAGCAACTCACCGCCGTTTAG
- a CDS encoding ABC transporter substrate-binding protein translates to MQRRTFLAGTAALAGATFAATPLAFAQGKPETSKVAIAVGGKNLFYYLPLTIAERRNYFKDEGLEVEISDFAGGSQALKAAVGGSADVVSGAFEHTLLLQAQKQMFREFVLQGRAPQIVLAVSKKAMPNYKSIADLKGKKIGVTAPGSSTSIMASFVLAKAGLTAKDVAFIGVGAGAGAIAALQSGQIDAIANLDPVMTKLERTGEIRVVSDTRTLADTRSVFGGDMPAGCLYASQSFITKNPNTTQALTNAMVRALKWLQTATGSELINTVPEGYLLGDRAVYLDAWQHVKEAMSPDGLMPADGPATSLKTLQAFDPAVQGKPIDLSKAWTNDFVKKALATVKA, encoded by the coding sequence ATGCAACGCAGAACCTTCCTCGCCGGCACCGCCGCGCTTGCGGGCGCCACCTTCGCTGCCACGCCGCTTGCTTTCGCCCAGGGCAAACCTGAAACCAGCAAGGTGGCGATCGCCGTCGGCGGCAAGAACCTGTTCTATTACCTGCCGCTCACGATTGCCGAGCGCCGCAACTACTTCAAGGACGAGGGGCTCGAGGTCGAAATCTCGGATTTCGCCGGCGGCTCGCAAGCGCTGAAGGCGGCCGTGGGTGGCAGCGCGGACGTGGTCTCCGGCGCGTTCGAACACACCTTGCTGTTGCAGGCGCAAAAGCAGATGTTCCGCGAATTCGTGCTGCAAGGGCGCGCGCCGCAGATCGTGCTTGCCGTGTCGAAGAAGGCGATGCCGAACTACAAGTCGATCGCCGATCTGAAGGGCAAGAAAATCGGCGTCACCGCGCCGGGTTCGTCGACCTCGATCATGGCGAGTTTCGTGCTCGCAAAAGCCGGGCTGACCGCGAAAGACGTGGCGTTCATCGGGGTGGGCGCAGGGGCGGGCGCGATCGCCGCGCTGCAGTCGGGCCAGATCGACGCGATCGCCAATCTCGACCCGGTGATGACCAAACTCGAACGCACCGGCGAAATTCGCGTCGTGTCGGACACGCGTACGCTGGCCGATACCCGCAGCGTGTTCGGCGGCGACATGCCCGCGGGCTGCCTGTACGCGTCGCAGAGCTTCATCACGAAGAATCCGAACACCACTCAGGCGCTGACTAATGCAATGGTGCGCGCGCTCAAGTGGTTGCAAACGGCGACCGGCAGCGAATTGATCAACACGGTGCCGGAGGGCTATCTGCTCGGCGACCGCGCGGTCTATCTGGATGCATGGCAGCACGTGAAGGAGGCGATGTCGCCGGATGGGCTGATGCCCGCCGATGGCCCGGCCACGTCGCTGAAAACCTTGCAGGCATTCGATCCGGCCGTGCAGGGCAAGCCGATCGATTTGTCGAAGGCGTGGACCAACGACTTCGTCAAGAAAGCGCTGGCGACGGTCAAGGCATAG
- a CDS encoding CaiB/BaiF CoA transferase family protein, translated as MSVNPDPSATAAPKGPLAGVKVLELGTLIAGPFAARFLGEFGADVIKIEDPKGGDPLRKWRKLYPEVGGTSLWWAVQARNKKSVTINLKAEEGKEIVRRLAKEADIVVENFRPGLLEKLGLGYDVLSAENPGLVMVRLSGYGQTGPYRDRPGFGAIAESMGGLRHITGYPDLPPPRIGISIGDSIAALHGVIGALMALHHKQVNGGKGQVVDVALYEAVFNMMESVVPEYGVYGMVRERTGASLPGIVPSNTYPCRDGSIVIGGNSDPIFKRLMIAIEREDLANDPGLTHNDGRVPRTQEIDGAIAAWLATRTIDEALTVLNAADVPVGRIYSVADMFTDPQFMARQMIQRFKWQDGQEITLPAVTPKLSDTPGETRWLGPELGEHTDEVLQSLGYDSDNIARLRAQQIV; from the coding sequence ATGAGCGTCAACCCCGATCCCAGCGCCACCGCCGCGCCGAAAGGCCCGCTTGCCGGCGTCAAGGTGCTCGAACTCGGCACGCTGATCGCCGGCCCGTTCGCTGCGCGCTTTCTCGGCGAGTTCGGCGCCGACGTCATCAAGATCGAAGATCCCAAAGGCGGCGATCCACTGCGCAAATGGCGCAAGCTCTATCCGGAAGTCGGCGGCACCTCGCTATGGTGGGCCGTTCAGGCGCGCAACAAGAAATCGGTGACGATCAATCTGAAAGCTGAAGAGGGCAAGGAGATCGTGCGGCGTCTGGCGAAAGAAGCCGATATCGTCGTCGAAAATTTCCGGCCGGGTTTGCTGGAAAAGCTCGGCCTCGGTTATGACGTCCTGTCGGCGGAGAATCCCGGGCTTGTGATGGTGCGTCTGTCCGGCTATGGCCAGACCGGGCCGTATCGCGACCGGCCGGGATTCGGCGCGATCGCTGAATCGATGGGCGGCTTGCGCCACATCACCGGCTATCCGGATTTGCCGCCGCCGCGTATCGGCATTTCAATCGGCGATTCGATTGCCGCACTGCATGGCGTGATCGGCGCATTGATGGCGCTGCATCACAAACAGGTGAACGGCGGTAAAGGGCAGGTGGTCGACGTCGCGTTGTACGAAGCGGTCTTCAACATGATGGAGAGCGTGGTGCCGGAGTACGGCGTGTACGGCATGGTGCGCGAGCGCACCGGCGCGTCGCTGCCGGGCATCGTGCCGTCGAACACGTATCCTTGCCGCGACGGCAGCATTGTCATTGGTGGCAATAGCGACCCGATTTTCAAACGCTTGATGATCGCGATCGAACGCGAAGATCTGGCGAACGATCCCGGTCTGACGCACAACGACGGCCGCGTGCCACGTACCCAGGAGATCGACGGGGCGATTGCCGCGTGGCTCGCCACGCGCACCATCGACGAAGCGCTCACGGTGCTGAACGCCGCCGACGTGCCGGTCGGCCGTATTTACAGCGTCGCGGACATGTTCACTGATCCGCAATTCATGGCACGCCAGATGATCCAGCGCTTCAAGTGGCAGGACGGTCAGGAAATCACGCTGCCGGCAGTAACGCCGAAGCTTTCGGACACGCCCGGTGAAACGCGGTGGTTGGGCCCGGAACTGGGTGAACATACCGATGAAGTCCTGCAGTCGCTAGGTTATGATTCTGACAATATTGCAAGGTTGCGTGCGCAACAGATTGTGTGA
- the surE gene encoding 5'/3'-nucleotidase SurE, giving the protein MRILLSNDDGYLAPGLAALYEALKPIANVTVMAPEQNCSGASNSLTLSRPLSVLRSANGFYYVNGTPTDSVHIALTGMLDHTPDLVVSGINNGQNMGEDTLYSGTVAAATEGIMFGVPAIAFSLVDKDWGHLEDAARVAAEIVAHYLEQPLPGHPLLNVNIPNLPYEQLGGWHITRLGKRHPSQPVIRQTNPRGEPIYWIGPSGSARDASEGTDFHAVANGQVSITPLQLDLTHTQMLPAARDWARAGSGAS; this is encoded by the coding sequence ATGCGAATCCTACTCAGCAATGACGACGGCTATCTGGCGCCCGGGCTTGCCGCGCTTTACGAAGCGCTCAAGCCGATCGCGAACGTCACCGTGATGGCCCCCGAGCAGAACTGCAGCGGCGCGTCCAATTCCTTGACGCTGTCGCGTCCGCTTTCGGTGCTGCGCTCGGCGAACGGTTTCTACTATGTGAACGGCACGCCAACCGATTCGGTGCACATCGCGCTGACCGGTATGCTGGACCACACGCCGGACCTCGTCGTCTCGGGTATCAACAACGGCCAGAACATGGGCGAGGACACGCTCTATTCGGGCACCGTCGCCGCCGCCACCGAAGGCATCATGTTCGGCGTGCCGGCCATTGCCTTCTCGCTGGTCGACAAGGATTGGGGGCACCTCGAAGACGCCGCGCGCGTGGCGGCCGAGATCGTCGCGCACTACCTCGAGCAACCGCTGCCGGGGCATCCGCTCCTGAACGTCAATATTCCGAACTTGCCGTATGAGCAACTCGGCGGCTGGCACATCACGCGTCTCGGCAAGCGGCATCCGTCGCAGCCGGTGATCCGCCAGACCAACCCGCGCGGCGAACCGATCTATTGGATCGGTCCGTCGGGCAGCGCGCGCGATGCGAGCGAAGGTACCGATTTCCACGCTGTCGCGAACGGCCAGGTGTCGATCACGCCGTTGCAGCTCGATCTGACCCACACGCAAATGCTGCCCGCAGCGCGCGACTGGGCGCGCGCCGGTAGCGGCGCTTCATGA
- a CDS encoding protein-L-isoaspartate(D-aspartate) O-methyltransferase, with translation MTSERAKRFPLGLEDLVREPRRVEGRPGDMRAAALAALNARPQSAKNPAAGAGGKTPAKPPVRAQAQTQATPQAKPPTKAPTKAPVSTSGNAPAKSQAKPHAVAVAQGSVVRAAPKPAPLSKPAAKLSERSAVPNVALNGALALTSERVRERMVERLRANGVTDQRVLNAMSVVPRHMFVDPGLAAQAYEDAALPIGHHQTISKPSVVARMIELAAAGRALNTVLEIGTGCGYQAAVLSQVARDVYSIERIKPLSERAKTNLRPLRIPNIRLHYGDGRLGLPSAAPFDAIVIAAAGLDVPQALLEQLAIGGRLVAPVGSQEGQNQVLTLVERLGPAQWRESRLDRVFFVPLKSGVI, from the coding sequence ATGACCAGCGAGCGCGCAAAGCGCTTCCCGCTCGGCCTCGAGGACCTGGTGCGCGAACCGCGCAGGGTTGAAGGTCGTCCGGGTGATATGCGCGCGGCGGCGCTCGCGGCGCTGAATGCTCGCCCGCAATCGGCGAAAAATCCGGCCGCGGGTGCCGGTGGGAAAACCCCCGCGAAGCCGCCGGTGAGGGCGCAGGCCCAAACCCAGGCGACGCCGCAAGCAAAGCCACCCACCAAGGCGCCGACGAAGGCGCCTGTAAGCACGTCGGGCAACGCGCCGGCCAAGTCGCAAGCCAAACCGCACGCAGTAGCCGTCGCGCAAGGTTCGGTTGTGCGCGCCGCACCAAAACCGGCGCCGCTCAGCAAACCTGCGGCCAAACTCAGCGAGCGCAGTGCGGTGCCGAATGTCGCGCTGAACGGCGCTTTGGCACTAACTTCGGAACGGGTTCGCGAACGGATGGTCGAACGGCTGCGTGCGAACGGTGTGACCGATCAGCGCGTGTTGAACGCGATGTCGGTGGTGCCGCGCCACATGTTCGTCGACCCGGGTCTCGCGGCCCAGGCCTATGAAGACGCCGCGCTGCCGATCGGTCATCACCAGACGATTTCCAAGCCCTCCGTGGTCGCGCGGATGATCGAGCTGGCGGCCGCCGGCCGTGCGTTGAACACCGTGCTCGAAATCGGTACGGGCTGCGGCTATCAGGCCGCGGTACTGAGCCAGGTCGCGCGGGATGTTTATTCGATTGAACGTATCAAGCCGCTGTCCGAACGCGCGAAGACAAACTTGCGTCCGCTGCGCATTCCGAACATCCGGTTGCACTACGGCGACGGCCGCCTGGGGTTGCCGTCGGCGGCGCCGTTCGATGCGATCGTGATCGCGGCGGCGGGGCTGGACGTACCGCAAGCATTGCTTGAACAACTCGCGATCGGCGGCCGTCTGGTCGCGCCGGTCGGCTCGCAGGAAGGCCAGAACCAGGTGCTGACCCTGGTTGAACGCCTCGGACCCGCGCAGTGGCGCGAGTCGCGGCTTGATCGCGTTTTCTTTGTACCCTTAAAATCCGGAGTGATTTGA